A region from the Oncorhynchus keta strain PuntledgeMale-10-30-2019 chromosome 5, Oket_V2, whole genome shotgun sequence genome encodes:
- the LOC118384744 gene encoding Golgi-associated RAB2B interactor protein 3-like, with protein sequence MARDPGYSQESIVAPRQSWRQRKPRGGGMRRQCGWKPERQAQKCIGAGTRGVWRSQVGDLRQLPVLTVEREGPAARLSGAARAARLSGAARAARQSGAARAIRLSGAARAARLSGAARAARQSGAARAIRLSGAARAARLSGAARAARQSGAAGTARHYGAAGVALHYGAAAVSRLSGAAGVCQLFGALCKGPQSEVGCEGRRSAQKGWEMDKWDPELTRFK encoded by the coding sequence atggcaagggaccctgggtacAGCCAGGAGAGTATTgtcgccccaaggcagagctggaggcagcgaaagccgagaggcggtggtatgaggaggcagtgcggttggaagcccgagaggcaggcccaaaaatgtattggggcgggcacacggggagtgtggcgaagtcaggtaggagacctgcgccaactccccgtgcttaccgtggagagagagggaccggccgcccgtctgtcaggagctgccagagccgcccgtctgtcaggagctgccagagccgcccgtcagtcaggagctgctagagccatacgtctgtcaggagctgccagagccgcccgtctgtcaggagctgccagagccgcccgtcagtcaggagctgctagagccatacgtctgtcaggagctgccagagccgcccgtctgtcaggagctgccagagccgcccgtcagtcaggagctgccggaacCGCCCGTCACtacggcgctgccggagtcgcccttcactacGGCGCTGCTgcagtctcccgcctgtccggcgctgccggagtctgcCAACTATTTGGGGCCCTctgcaagggtccccagtccgaggtcggctgCGAGGGTCGCCGCTCCGCACAAAAGGGGTGGGAAATGGACAAATGGGACCCAGAACTTACCAGGTTCAAGTGA